Proteins encoded within one genomic window of Hermetia illucens chromosome 2, iHerIll2.2.curated.20191125, whole genome shotgun sequence:
- the LOC119648331 gene encoding general odorant-binding protein lush, with the protein MKTIKILFLFSFSGYLKLYDCLSMKQFDASLNTMRSLCQPKHKVSVEMLDNLRKGIFVEDRELKCYTRCIAQMTGTLSKKGDIINQRMLAQIDIIVPDELRPLAREAFLHCQDVPKDYKESCDKVFYLTKCVQAYSPEHFKFP; encoded by the exons ATGAAGACAATAAagattctatttttatttagttttagtGGATATCTCAAATTGTATGATTGT CTTTCCATGAAACAATTCGATGCTTCCTTAAACACAATGCGTTCGCTTTGCCAACCCAAACATAAAGTATCTGTGGAGATGCTCGACAATCTAAGGAAGGGAATTTTCGTTGAAGATCGCGAGTTGAAA TGCTACACAAGGTGTATCGCCCAAATGACTGGCACG CTAAGCAAGAAAGGAGACATCATCAATCAACGTATGTTGGCTCAAATTGACATCATTGTGCCAGATGAATTACGACCTTTGGCCCGAGAAGCATTCCTCCATTGTCAAGATGTTC caAAAGACTATAAGGAATCATGCGATAAAGTGTTTTACTTAACAAAGTGTGTACAAGCATACAGTCCAGAGCATTTTAAGTTTCCCTAG